The following are from one region of the Acidobacteriota bacterium genome:
- a CDS encoding FG-GAP-like repeat-containing protein produces MRYRIDHQEELLFVLLLTAVVLGLALPAMAAEVPFGGFSAIEDPFDGAVDLGVADLDGDGDLDLFGSAEIADDVAWWENTAGDGSAWSRHDLELDFDLARGVAVGDLDGDGDADLVGAAFFSSAILWWENDLGSGAACGGDFCEHTVDGSAFGANAVALADIDRDGDLDVVGMLRAGDAVVWYENPGDGSNWTQHIVDPDFEGAQAVALADLDGDGDTDILGGTGEGGGEFSWFENDLDGAGPCPADWCEHILDTGNTASVAIADLDGDGDLDLLRTSISPGAAWWENTAGDGSAWTEQLIPISMLDGRAISTTDLDGDGDLDVLTDGRDLAVWLENTNGDGSAWTERFLGPGDGFKLLAADLDGDGDLDLAGASRRDDVVGWWENRTPHRSAVFPDERTIGTGLQRASSVTTADIDGDGDLDVLTAAELRDEVACWENTSGTGTAWTKTTIDGGFLGARSVAAADLDGDGDLDALGAAFHANAVDWWENTAGDCTSWIRHQVATGFRAAWDAQAADLDRDGDLDIIAMALWADDIAWWENTLGDGSVWTRHDIALDFDGAASVLASDIDRDGDIDLVGAAAHGDDIAWWENTAGDGSVWVHRDLIRDLDGASSVAAADIDRDGDIDILSAAQHEDAITWWENTMGDGSAWSRRDIDLNFEGAFTVAAEDLDGDGDEDVLGASGTNGGVIWWENVEGDGSIWNRQIVDSNFAGSFDLAVGDLDGNSIPDLLAVGGGNRVAWWENRGGHFALPTLDAVTSPTPNDGTDDLALLRIDGVHRGRLGDEAAELATLELKFEETEGDPLSDSELNALVDSLMLFRDDGDAIFEPTTDDTLFFTQGAPFALTNGVLTLTMIDGDPHVLLAHGSDQSWWLAADISPSATTATPETFQVSHVTSASSSGEMAANDTPLVLEFQADISSSSIEINDPPVVSSPIADQTVDTGVAVNIEVAGSFADEEMQTLSFEAVGLPDSLTLSPAGVITGTPTLGDVGASPHLVMVTATDPGGLTVSDTFLLSVDFFGGTIVVDGACTLKDAIESANANLDQGNCHGAGGVETIRLDVDVTLTAADTAGSSNLGGEHAGLPDIASEVILRAGAAVVVERDASLPCVADGSDQFRLFNIVSGGRLVLEGLTLRGGCAQLGGAIHLDLGAAIEASGCLFENNVAQADSSDSIARGGAIHAASQWSGVTIADSEFQNNHARAIQDSAAGSGGALFLASGAGQPAMLIDSGFSHNTAASGPDGDAHGGAIFAALDALGTIAGCTFSQNQALGGAGATGGGSGLGGALYAWEVPNVSETSFHANLARGGHGGSGFGGLAVGGAVFKLDNSGSWSGLIFDGNQAVGGSSDLGEAGRAQGGGLFTNAVELTRSYWFGNLARGGDGVVGGAALGGAALVNAGSWFEDATVASNRARGGDATSGAGGDASGGGLTVAGSTTLRAMTLTDNEARGGDSSGGGTGGLAFGGAIEGRVQLQLSHSTLTENRVLGGLGDGGGGTAEGGGLWIAITSSTAIDNTALAGNSRTSGGGSPTAEDCHTSAPIGSLGHNLVQTPGNCTFAATHDQVGVDPLLAPLAELGCTTPLPNGSCLPVHAVSLGSPALDQGSCAISSATRDVRGFLRPFDHSSSGNADDSCDVGAHELVDSDGNGIDDALQPDLIFVDGFESGGTGRWSFSGP; encoded by the coding sequence GAGGTACCCTTCGGTGGCTTTTCCGCGATCGAAGATCCCTTCGATGGTGCCGTTGACCTCGGCGTTGCCGATTTGGACGGCGACGGCGACCTCGACCTTTTCGGCTCAGCAGAGATAGCCGATGACGTGGCTTGGTGGGAGAACACTGCCGGCGATGGCTCCGCCTGGAGCCGCCATGATCTCGAGCTCGATTTCGACCTGGCTCGGGGTGTCGCCGTCGGTGACCTCGACGGTGATGGCGACGCTGACCTCGTGGGCGCCGCCTTTTTCTCCAGCGCGATCCTCTGGTGGGAGAACGATCTCGGTTCCGGGGCCGCCTGCGGTGGCGATTTTTGCGAGCACACCGTGGATGGCTCTGCATTCGGCGCCAATGCAGTGGCCCTGGCCGACATCGACCGCGATGGTGACCTCGACGTGGTCGGCATGTTGCGCGCCGGTGACGCTGTCGTCTGGTACGAGAACCCCGGGGACGGTTCGAACTGGACCCAACACATCGTCGATCCCGACTTCGAAGGAGCCCAGGCAGTCGCACTGGCAGACCTGGACGGGGACGGGGACACCGACATCTTGGGTGGTACCGGCGAGGGCGGCGGCGAGTTCAGTTGGTTCGAGAACGATCTGGACGGTGCGGGCCCCTGCCCCGCCGACTGGTGCGAGCACATCCTGGACACCGGCAATACCGCCAGCGTGGCGATCGCCGACCTGGACGGCGATGGCGACCTCGATCTCCTGCGAACGAGTATCAGCCCGGGTGCTGCGTGGTGGGAAAACACTGCCGGCGATGGCTCCGCGTGGACCGAGCAGCTCATCCCGATCTCGATGCTCGACGGGCGCGCCATCAGCACGACGGACCTCGACGGCGATGGCGATCTCGACGTCCTGACCGACGGGAGGGATCTCGCCGTCTGGCTGGAGAACACGAACGGCGACGGCTCCGCGTGGACCGAACGATTCTTGGGCCCTGGGGACGGGTTCAAGCTGCTCGCAGCAGACCTCGACGGGGACGGCGATCTCGATCTGGCTGGAGCATCGAGGCGGGACGATGTCGTCGGTTGGTGGGAGAACCGAACCCCGCATAGGAGTGCCGTTTTTCCCGATGAGCGCACGATCGGCACCGGTCTTCAGAGGGCGTCTTCTGTGACCACCGCAGATATCGACGGGGACGGTGATCTCGACGTTCTGACCGCTGCAGAGCTCCGCGACGAGGTCGCCTGTTGGGAGAACACCTCGGGAACCGGAACCGCATGGACGAAGACGACCATCGACGGGGGATTTCTGGGAGCTCGTTCGGTGGCCGCGGCGGACCTCGACGGCGACGGCGATCTCGACGCCCTGGGAGCGGCCTTTCATGCGAACGCCGTGGATTGGTGGGAGAACACGGCGGGAGACTGTACGTCTTGGATTCGACATCAGGTCGCGACGGGCTTCCGAGCCGCCTGGGACGCACAAGCTGCAGACCTCGATCGAGACGGCGATCTCGACATCATCGCCATGGCCCTCTGGGCCGACGACATTGCCTGGTGGGAGAACACACTGGGAGACGGCTCCGTCTGGACCCGCCACGACATTGCCCTCGACTTCGATGGCGCAGCCTCGGTCCTCGCCTCAGACATCGACCGCGATGGGGACATCGACTTGGTGGGAGCTGCCGCTCACGGGGACGACATCGCCTGGTGGGAGAACACGGCGGGAGACGGCTCCGTCTGGGTTCACCGCGACCTGATTCGCGACCTCGACGGGGCGTCGTCGGTCGCCGCTGCCGACATCGACCGCGACGGAGATATCGATATCTTGAGCGCTGCCCAGCACGAGGACGCCATCACTTGGTGGGAGAACACGATGGGAGACGGCTCCGCCTGGTCCCGCCGAGATATCGATCTCAACTTCGAAGGCGCCTTTACCGTGGCCGCCGAGGACCTGGACGGCGATGGCGATGAAGATGTGCTGGGCGCTTCCGGGACCAATGGTGGCGTGATCTGGTGGGAAAACGTCGAAGGGGACGGTTCCATTTGGAACCGGCAGATCGTCGACAGCAACTTTGCAGGGTCTTTCGACCTCGCCGTGGGCGACCTCGACGGCAACAGCATTCCTGATCTCTTGGCGGTAGGTGGCGGTAATCGAGTCGCCTGGTGGGAGAATCGCGGTGGCCACTTCGCCCTGCCAACCTTGGACGCCGTGACCTCACCGACACCCAACGACGGGACTGACGATCTGGCACTCCTGCGCATCGATGGGGTCCATCGCGGAAGGCTAGGAGACGAGGCCGCCGAGTTGGCGACCTTGGAGTTGAAGTTCGAAGAAACTGAGGGAGACCCCCTGAGTGACTCGGAGCTGAACGCGCTAGTCGACTCTTTGATGCTCTTTCGCGACGATGGGGACGCGATCTTCGAACCCACCACCGACGACACCCTGTTCTTCACCCAAGGAGCACCTTTCGCTCTGACCAACGGCGTGTTGACCTTGACGATGATCGACGGCGACCCTCACGTGCTCTTGGCCCATGGCTCGGATCAGTCGTGGTGGCTCGCTGCCGATATCTCGCCTTCTGCTACCACAGCGACGCCGGAGACCTTCCAGGTCAGCCACGTCACCAGCGCTTCCTCGTCCGGCGAGATGGCGGCAAACGACACGCCTCTGGTGCTCGAGTTTCAAGCCGACATCTCGTCGTCCTCCATCGAGATCAACGACCCCCCGGTGGTGAGCTCACCGATCGCCGACCAAACGGTCGACACTGGCGTGGCGGTGAACATCGAGGTCGCCGGCAGCTTTGCCGACGAAGAGATGCAGACGTTGAGCTTCGAGGCAGTGGGGCTGCCCGATTCTCTGACCCTTTCTCCGGCCGGCGTCATCACCGGAACTCCAACCCTCGGCGACGTCGGCGCTTCGCCTCATCTGGTCATGGTGACCGCAACGGATCCGGGTGGGCTCACCGTTTCGGACACCTTCTTGCTTTCGGTCGACTTCTTTGGAGGAACGATCGTGGTGGACGGTGCTTGTACTTTGAAGGATGCCATCGAGTCCGCCAATGCCAATCTGGATCAGGGTAACTGCCATGGCGCCGGTGGGGTCGAGACGATCCGGCTGGACGTCGACGTGACCTTGACTGCCGCAGATACGGCAGGCTCTTCGAATCTCGGCGGCGAGCATGCCGGCCTTCCCGACATCGCCTCGGAGGTGATCTTGAGGGCCGGCGCCGCCGTCGTCGTCGAGCGGGATGCCTCTCTTCCTTGCGTAGCCGATGGCAGCGACCAGTTCCGTCTCTTCAATATCGTCTCGGGCGGTCGCTTGGTTCTCGAAGGACTGACCCTACGGGGCGGGTGCGCTCAGCTCGGCGGTGCCATCCATTTGGATCTCGGTGCCGCCATCGAGGCTTCGGGTTGTCTGTTCGAAAACAACGTCGCGCAGGCCGATTCCAGCGACAGCATCGCTCGTGGCGGCGCCATCCACGCCGCCTCTCAATGGAGTGGAGTGACGATCGCCGACTCGGAATTCCAAAACAACCATGCGCGCGCAATCCAGGACTCGGCAGCGGGCTCCGGTGGTGCCCTCTTCCTCGCTTCCGGGGCGGGACAGCCCGCGATGCTGATCGATTCCGGGTTCTCCCACAACACGGCGGCCTCAGGCCCAGACGGAGATGCTCACGGAGGTGCCATCTTCGCGGCTCTCGACGCTCTCGGAACGATCGCAGGCTGTACGTTTTCACAGAATCAAGCCCTGGGCGGTGCCGGCGCGACCGGTGGTGGTTCCGGACTCGGGGGAGCGCTTTATGCCTGGGAGGTCCCAAACGTCTCGGAGACTTCGTTCCACGCCAATCTGGCGAGAGGCGGTCACGGAGGAAGCGGGTTCGGCGGCTTGGCGGTGGGGGGAGCGGTCTTCAAGCTCGACAACTCGGGAAGCTGGAGTGGATTGATCTTCGACGGCAATCAAGCAGTGGGCGGAAGCAGTGACCTGGGCGAAGCCGGTCGTGCCCAGGGAGGTGGCCTCTTCACCAACGCCGTCGAGCTGACGAGAAGCTACTGGTTCGGGAACCTCGCCCGCGGCGGTGACGGAGTCGTGGGTGGGGCTGCGTTGGGCGGTGCGGCCCTGGTCAATGCCGGATCCTGGTTCGAGGACGCGACGGTCGCCAGCAATCGGGCCCGCGGCGGCGACGCGACCTCAGGAGCCGGTGGAGACGCCAGCGGTGGCGGCCTCACCGTCGCCGGATCGACGACCCTGAGAGCGATGACCTTGACGGACAACGAGGCGCGGGGCGGCGACAGTAGCGGCGGAGGTACCGGAGGTCTGGCCTTTGGCGGAGCGATCGAAGGCAGGGTCCAACTTCAGCTCAGCCACAGTACTCTCACCGAGAACAGAGTGCTGGGAGGATTAGGAGACGGAGGCGGAGGCACCGCCGAAGGCGGCGGTTTGTGGATCGCGATCACCTCTTCCACTGCGATCGACAATACAGCTCTCGCCGGCAACTCGCGCACCAGCGGCGGAGGGTCTCCGACGGCTGAGGACTGCCACACCAGCGCTCCGATCGGAAGTTTGGGCCACAATCTGGTTCAAACCCCGGGCAATTGCACCTTCGCCGCCACCCATGACCAGGTCGGCGTCGATCCTCTGCTTGCTCCCCTCGCCGAGCTCGGCTGTACGACCCCATTGCCGAACGGTTCGTGCCTACCGGTCCACGCCGTTTCCCTCGGGAGTCCGGCTCTAGACCAGGGGAGCTGTGCGATTTCCTCAGCAACCCGAGACGTCCGTGGTTTCCTGCGGCCCTTCGACCATTCCAGCTCCGGCAACGCCGACGACTCTTGTGACGTGGGAGCTCACGAGCTCGTCGACAGCGACGGCAATGGGATCGACGATGCCCTGCAGCCAGACCTGATTTTCGTCGACGGCTTCGAGTCCGGGGGTACGGGCCGGTGGTCGTTCAGCGGTCCTTAG
- a CDS encoding DUF4442 domain-containing protein: MGRRRTWLQSLRLKAINFYPPFVGAGIRVTEMRPAEGSIRVRMKLHWWNRNYFGTHYGGSLYSMCDPFFVLILAQRLGRDYIVWDKAAEVRFVRPGKGTVEAHFRITGDQVEELRQQAESADKVEPTFVAEVLDDQGELVAQVEKRLYIRKKSASGSPS; this comes from the coding sequence GTGGGCCGCCGGCGCACCTGGCTCCAGAGCCTCCGGCTCAAGGCCATCAACTTCTATCCGCCCTTCGTCGGCGCCGGTATCCGGGTGACCGAGATGCGACCGGCGGAGGGGTCGATTCGGGTGCGCATGAAGCTGCACTGGTGGAACCGAAACTACTTCGGCACCCACTACGGCGGCTCCCTCTACTCGATGTGCGACCCTTTCTTCGTGCTCATCCTGGCGCAGCGCCTGGGCCGCGACTACATCGTGTGGGACAAGGCCGCCGAGGTCCGCTTCGTCCGTCCGGGGAAGGGCACCGTCGAGGCTCATTTCCGCATCACCGGCGATCAGGTCGAGGAGCTGCGGCAGCAGGCGGAGTCGGCCGACAAGGTCGAGCCGACCTTTGTGGCCGAGGTCCTCGACGACCAAGGCGAGCTCGTCGCGCAAGTGGAGAAGCGCCTCTACATTCGCAAGAAGAGCGCCTCGGGCTCACCTTCGTGA
- a CDS encoding NTP transferase domain-containing protein encodes MSSFPPLAAGLLIGGASRRFGRPKQLAEVAGVSLAEQAYRALAGRVGECVLLGAGPVPPALEALPQWPDDPAAEDLRGPLAAMLTAFRRRPDHGWIFAPCDHPAVRPEAVDWLISERRPARRAILPMTGDPREVQPLLALYEPSAAALLEDLAATGRHGPRALAEGDGVALLEPPTELHRCWQDIDTVVDLERYRREAEAPPAGEEN; translated from the coding sequence GTGAGCTCCTTCCCTCCCCTGGCCGCGGGCCTTCTGATCGGCGGTGCCAGCCGCCGCTTCGGCCGCCCCAAACAACTGGCGGAAGTCGCCGGCGTTTCCTTGGCGGAACAGGCGTATCGCGCCCTCGCGGGCCGCGTCGGGGAATGTGTTCTGCTGGGTGCTGGGCCGGTGCCGCCCGCCCTCGAGGCCCTGCCACAATGGCCCGACGATCCTGCCGCAGAGGACCTGCGCGGCCCGCTGGCGGCCATGCTCACCGCCTTCCGAAGGCGCCCGGACCACGGCTGGATCTTCGCTCCCTGCGATCACCCGGCGGTGCGTCCCGAGGCGGTGGACTGGCTGATCAGCGAGCGACGGCCGGCGCGCCGCGCCATCCTGCCGATGACCGGCGATCCGCGCGAAGTGCAGCCGTTGCTCGCCCTCTACGAGCCATCGGCAGCGGCGCTGCTGGAAGACCTCGCCGCCACCGGCCGGCACGGCCCCCGGGCGCTCGCCGAAGGGGACGGCGTCGCGCTGCTGGAGCCACCCACCGAGCTCCACCGGTGTTGGCAAGACATCGATACGGTAGTGGACCTGGAGCGCTACCGGCGCGAGGCGGAAGCGCCACCGGCAGGCGAAGAAAATTGA